One part of the Rutidosis leptorrhynchoides isolate AG116_Rl617_1_P2 chromosome 1, CSIRO_AGI_Rlap_v1, whole genome shotgun sequence genome encodes these proteins:
- the LOC139885795 gene encoding 26S proteasome non-ATPase regulatory subunit 4 homolog isoform X3 yields the protein MASLLAARLAQNSLRLSISSRSASLIHRRGLASVSDLHGRKKVENPNSPSRLKEEHEVIYICIDTSKWMLRLPRCYQLQVNSVRSYCRAKLTSNPRNEIGIFVMGNTIKVRRRIDPTSDLDILMRRLLFSPCFSGPSAAGGDELNFRDGITSCWDKLDHYPSNPKRIVFFTGGPIDFELEEAEWYGGRLKQDGIAVDVVNFFLDEQFALWKLALETFVASANDNNNSLIKHIPADSLTPFG from the exons ATGGCGTCACTATTGGCGGCTCGTCTAGCTCAAAACTCACTACGTCTATCAATATCTTCTAGATCGGCTTCTCTTATCCACCGTCGTGGTCTCGCCAGCGTCTCCG ATCTACATGGACGTAAAAAGGTTGAAAATCCAAACAGTCCATCTCGATTGAAGGAAGAACAC GAGGTTATTTATATCTGTATCGACACTTCTAAATGGATGTTGCGCTTACCTCGTTGTTATCAACTTCAAGTTAATTCTGTTCGATCGTATTGCCGAGCCAAACTCACG TCTAATCCGAGGAATGAAATAGGCATATTTGTAATGGGTAATACAATAAAAGTAAGGAGGAGGATTGATCCTACTAGTGATCTTGATATACTCATGCGTCGCCTTCTAT TTTCACCTTGTTTCTCAGGTCCTTCAGCTGCAGGTGGTGATGAGTTGAACTTTCGAGATGGGATCACTTCTTGCTGGGATAAACTAGATCATTATCCGAGTAACCCAAAAAGGATCGTTTTCTTTACTGGAGG TCCTATAGATTTCGAACTTGAAGAAGCGGAGTGGTATGGAGGAAGGTTAAAACAAGACGGTATAGCTGTTGATGTTGTCAATTTTTTTCTAGACGAACAATTTGCTCTTTGGAAGTTAGCGCTTGAGACATTTGTTGCTTCtgctaatgataataacaacagcCTCATTAAGCACATTCCAGCTGATTCTCTTACACCA TTTGGTTGA
- the LOC139885795 gene encoding 26S proteasome non-ATPase regulatory subunit 4 homolog isoform X1, with translation MASLLAARLAQNSLRLSISSRSASLIHRRGLASVSDLHGRKKVENPNSPSRLKEEHEVIYICIDTSKWMLRLPRCYQLQVNSVRSYCRAKLTSNPRNEIGIFVMGNTIKVRRRIDPTSDLDILMRRLLFSPCFSGPSAAGGDELNFRDGITSCWDKLDHYPSNPKRIVFFTGGPIDFELEEAEWYGGRLKQDGIAVDVVNFFLDEQFALWKLALETFVASANDNNNSLIKHIPADSLTPVRNVLSSLVEREIGNNEEYKLKNEAIALEAYLKYGKWTVALPGYFEKKIMNEKNKNLS, from the exons ATGGCGTCACTATTGGCGGCTCGTCTAGCTCAAAACTCACTACGTCTATCAATATCTTCTAGATCGGCTTCTCTTATCCACCGTCGTGGTCTCGCCAGCGTCTCCG ATCTACATGGACGTAAAAAGGTTGAAAATCCAAACAGTCCATCTCGATTGAAGGAAGAACAC GAGGTTATTTATATCTGTATCGACACTTCTAAATGGATGTTGCGCTTACCTCGTTGTTATCAACTTCAAGTTAATTCTGTTCGATCGTATTGCCGAGCCAAACTCACG TCTAATCCGAGGAATGAAATAGGCATATTTGTAATGGGTAATACAATAAAAGTAAGGAGGAGGATTGATCCTACTAGTGATCTTGATATACTCATGCGTCGCCTTCTAT TTTCACCTTGTTTCTCAGGTCCTTCAGCTGCAGGTGGTGATGAGTTGAACTTTCGAGATGGGATCACTTCTTGCTGGGATAAACTAGATCATTATCCGAGTAACCCAAAAAGGATCGTTTTCTTTACTGGAGG TCCTATAGATTTCGAACTTGAAGAAGCGGAGTGGTATGGAGGAAGGTTAAAACAAGACGGTATAGCTGTTGATGTTGTCAATTTTTTTCTAGACGAACAATTTGCTCTTTGGAAGTTAGCGCTTGAGACATTTGTTGCTTCtgctaatgataataacaacagcCTCATTAAGCACATTCCAGCTGATTCTCTTACACCAGTTCGTAACGTCCTATCCAG TTTGGTTGAAAGGGAAATAgggaataatgaagaatataagctGAAGAATGAAGCTATTGCACTTGAGGCGTATTTGAAGTACGGGAAATGGACAGTGGCGCTTCCAGGATATTTTGAAAAGAAAATAATGAATGAGAAGAATAAGAATTTAAGCTAA
- the LOC139885795 gene encoding 26S proteasome non-ATPase regulatory subunit 4 homolog isoform X2, whose protein sequence is MASLLAARLAQNSLRLSISSRSASLIHRRGLASVSDLHGRKKVENPNSPSRLKEEHEVIYICIDTSKWMLRLPRCYQLQVNSVRSYCRAKLTSNPRNEIGIFVMGNTIKVRRRIDPTSDLDILMRRLLCPSAAGGDELNFRDGITSCWDKLDHYPSNPKRIVFFTGGPIDFELEEAEWYGGRLKQDGIAVDVVNFFLDEQFALWKLALETFVASANDNNNSLIKHIPADSLTPVRNVLSSLVEREIGNNEEYKLKNEAIALEAYLKYGKWTVALPGYFEKKIMNEKNKNLS, encoded by the exons ATGGCGTCACTATTGGCGGCTCGTCTAGCTCAAAACTCACTACGTCTATCAATATCTTCTAGATCGGCTTCTCTTATCCACCGTCGTGGTCTCGCCAGCGTCTCCG ATCTACATGGACGTAAAAAGGTTGAAAATCCAAACAGTCCATCTCGATTGAAGGAAGAACAC GAGGTTATTTATATCTGTATCGACACTTCTAAATGGATGTTGCGCTTACCTCGTTGTTATCAACTTCAAGTTAATTCTGTTCGATCGTATTGCCGAGCCAAACTCACG TCTAATCCGAGGAATGAAATAGGCATATTTGTAATGGGTAATACAATAAAAGTAAGGAGGAGGATTGATCCTACTAGTGATCTTGATATACTCATGCGTCGCCTTCTAT GTCCTTCAGCTGCAGGTGGTGATGAGTTGAACTTTCGAGATGGGATCACTTCTTGCTGGGATAAACTAGATCATTATCCGAGTAACCCAAAAAGGATCGTTTTCTTTACTGGAGG TCCTATAGATTTCGAACTTGAAGAAGCGGAGTGGTATGGAGGAAGGTTAAAACAAGACGGTATAGCTGTTGATGTTGTCAATTTTTTTCTAGACGAACAATTTGCTCTTTGGAAGTTAGCGCTTGAGACATTTGTTGCTTCtgctaatgataataacaacagcCTCATTAAGCACATTCCAGCTGATTCTCTTACACCAGTTCGTAACGTCCTATCCAG TTTGGTTGAAAGGGAAATAgggaataatgaagaatataagctGAAGAATGAAGCTATTGCACTTGAGGCGTATTTGAAGTACGGGAAATGGACAGTGGCGCTTCCAGGATATTTTGAAAAGAAAATAATGAATGAGAAGAATAAGAATTTAAGCTAA